The proteins below come from a single Balaenoptera ricei isolate mBalRic1 chromosome 17, mBalRic1.hap2, whole genome shotgun sequence genomic window:
- the LOC132351514 gene encoding fatty acid-binding protein, adipocyte, which translates to MCDAFVGTWKLVSSENFEDYMKEVGVGFTTRKMAGMAKPNLIISVNGDVITIRSESAFKNTEISFKLSQEFEEVTADDRKVKSTITLDEGALVQVQKWDGKSTTIKRKRVDDKLVVECIMNAVTATRVYEKA; encoded by the exons ATGTGTGATGCATTTGTAGGTACCTGGAAACTTGTCTCCAGTGAAAACTTTGAAGATTACATGAAAGAAGTGG GAGTGGGCTTTACTACCAGGAAAATGGCTGGCATGGCCAAACCCAATCTGATCATCAGTGTGAATGGGGATGTGATCACCATTAGATCAGAAAGTGCCTTTAAAAATACTGAGATTTCCTTCAAATTGAGCCAGGAATTTGAGgaagtcactgcagatgacagGAAAGTCAAG AGCACCATAACCTTAGATGAAGGTGCCCTGGTGCAGGTGCAGAAGTGGGATGGAAAATCAACCACCATAAAGAGAAAACGAGTGGATGATAAACTGGTGGTG GAATGTATCATGAATGCTGTCACTGCTACCAGAGTTTATGAGAAAGCATAA